Proteins encoded in a region of the Lepeophtheirus salmonis chromosome 6, UVic_Lsal_1.4, whole genome shotgun sequence genome:
- the LOC121119657 gene encoding uncharacterized protein isoform X6 → MPHSGGVPGLHQGGVAGSMGSVTAQMQNGTVYFHHSAAPHTHMVQTGMTTPYSAYTTPNANEVHAPPPLKVPADVKMIETGPPQPRNNGASVTNNNGSLPNVNNNGVVNNPPNNPLVSNPPNGTGGGPLLPPSNSNILPVIANNAVPNNNSNNSNNNAVGVVQSNSNITQQQSHQALNGGISSLTQQQSSDSNTSVVSTCGNVGGEIVVNGSSNTQQLSSSSPSVVQSTDTTINTSSSSVSVTSKDNNNLSNTPKRLHVSNIPFRFRDPDLRNMFGKFGVILDVEIIFNERGSKGFGFVTFANCSDADRAREQLHASVVEGRKIEVNNATARVQTKKPAPGAPSIPNGIPPIVPTMLCKNEARILDPSVGVYSYDPFMANPLAQVQANGLAAAVDPRLQNLAANGLSAAVRQGFPTAATLPAGISAASLSLQAAVANQAAYANTIPGLARDPTTAALTDPYLTQSIGPMPGYGAALYRSYQRFAPY, encoded by the exons cATATGGTTCAAACGGGAATGACGACTCCGTACTCAGCGTACACCACACCTAACGCGAATGAGGTCCACGCCCCTCCTCCACTAAAGGTACCAGCTGACGTCAAAATGATCGAAACGGGTCCTCCACAACCTCGAAACAACGGTGCTTCTGTGACTAACAATAACGGAAGCCTTCCGAATGTCAACAATAACGGAGTAGTCAACAATCCTCCCAACAACCCTCTTGTCTCTAATCCACCCAACGGGACTGGAGGAGGGCCTCTTCTGCCGCCTTCCAATAGCAATATTCTCCCCGTCATAGCCAATAACGCAGTACCcaacaataattctaataacAGCAACAACAATGCCGTTGGGGTTGTTCAAAGTAATAGTAACATTACTCAACAACAGAGTCACCAAGCTCTCAACGGAGGAATCTCATCCTTAACGCAGCAGCAGAGCAGTGATTCCAATACGTCGGTGGTCTCAACT TGTGGTAATGTTGGTGGTGAAATAGTCGTCAATGGATCATCAAACACGCAACAGCTATCCTCTTCCTCGCCTTCGGTCGTACAATCAACGGATACAACGATAAATACGTCATCATCCTCCGTCTCCGTTACCTCAAAAGACAACAACAATCTCTCAAATACTCCTAAGCGCTTACACGTCTCCAATATTCCTTTCAGATTTAGGGATCCGGATCTTAGAAATATGTTTGGT AAATTTGGTGTCATTCTGGatgtagaaattattttcaatgaacGAGGATCAAAG GGATTTGGTTTTGTCACATTTGCCAATTGCTCCGATGCAGATCGTGCACGGGAGCAGCTTCATGCTAGTGTAGTAGAAGGACGTAAAATTGAG gtaaataACGCAACTGCAAGAGTTCAAACGAAGAAACCAGCTCCTGGAGCTCCATCAATACCTAACG GTATTCCACCGATAGTTCCGACCATGTTATGTAAAAACGAGGCCCGAATTTTAGATCCCTCCGT TGGTGTTTACTCCTATGATCCATTTATGGCTAATCCTTTAGCACAGGTTCAAGCCAATGGATTAGCCGCAGCAGTTGATCCACGACTACAA AATTTAGCAGCTAACGGACTAAGTGCCGCTGTACGACAAGGTTTTCCAACTGCTGCCACACTTCCTGCTGGTATTTCAGCTGCGAGTCTTTCATTACAAGCCGCAGTTGCGAATCAAGCAGCCTATGCCAACACAATCCCTGG ACTAGCTCGTGATCCTACAACCGCAGCATTGACTGATCCATACTTGACTCAGAGTATCGGGCCAATGCCTGGATATGGA GCTGCACTGTACCGGAGTTATCAACGCTTTGCTCCCTACTAA
- the LOC121119657 gene encoding uncharacterized protein isoform X7, whose protein sequence is MHMVQTGMTTPYSAYTTPNANEVHAPPPLKVPADVKMIETGPPQPRNNGASVTNNNGSLPNVNNNGVVNNPPNNPLVSNPPNGTGGGPLLPPSNSNILPVIANNAVPNNNSNNSNNNAVGVVQSNSNITQQQSHQALNGGISSLTQQQSSDSNTSVVSTCGNVGGEIVVNGSSNTQQLSSSSPSVVQSTDTTINTSSSSVSVTSKDNNNLSNTPKRLHVSNIPFRFRDPDLRNMFGKFGVILDVEIIFNERGSKGFGFVTFANCSDADRAREQLHASVVEGRKIEVNNATARVQTKKPAPGAPSIPNGIPPIVPTMLCKNEARILDPSVGVYSYDPFMANPLAQVQANGLAAAVDPRLQNLAANGLSAAVRQGFPTAATLPAGISAASLSLQAAVANQAAYANTIPGLARDPTTAALTDPYLTQSIGPMPGYGAALYRSYQRFAPY, encoded by the exons cATATGGTTCAAACGGGAATGACGACTCCGTACTCAGCGTACACCACACCTAACGCGAATGAGGTCCACGCCCCTCCTCCACTAAAGGTACCAGCTGACGTCAAAATGATCGAAACGGGTCCTCCACAACCTCGAAACAACGGTGCTTCTGTGACTAACAATAACGGAAGCCTTCCGAATGTCAACAATAACGGAGTAGTCAACAATCCTCCCAACAACCCTCTTGTCTCTAATCCACCCAACGGGACTGGAGGAGGGCCTCTTCTGCCGCCTTCCAATAGCAATATTCTCCCCGTCATAGCCAATAACGCAGTACCcaacaataattctaataacAGCAACAACAATGCCGTTGGGGTTGTTCAAAGTAATAGTAACATTACTCAACAACAGAGTCACCAAGCTCTCAACGGAGGAATCTCATCCTTAACGCAGCAGCAGAGCAGTGATTCCAATACGTCGGTGGTCTCAACT TGTGGTAATGTTGGTGGTGAAATAGTCGTCAATGGATCATCAAACACGCAACAGCTATCCTCTTCCTCGCCTTCGGTCGTACAATCAACGGATACAACGATAAATACGTCATCATCCTCCGTCTCCGTTACCTCAAAAGACAACAACAATCTCTCAAATACTCCTAAGCGCTTACACGTCTCCAATATTCCTTTCAGATTTAGGGATCCGGATCTTAGAAATATGTTTGGT AAATTTGGTGTCATTCTGGatgtagaaattattttcaatgaacGAGGATCAAAG GGATTTGGTTTTGTCACATTTGCCAATTGCTCCGATGCAGATCGTGCACGGGAGCAGCTTCATGCTAGTGTAGTAGAAGGACGTAAAATTGAG gtaaataACGCAACTGCAAGAGTTCAAACGAAGAAACCAGCTCCTGGAGCTCCATCAATACCTAACG GTATTCCACCGATAGTTCCGACCATGTTATGTAAAAACGAGGCCCGAATTTTAGATCCCTCCGT TGGTGTTTACTCCTATGATCCATTTATGGCTAATCCTTTAGCACAGGTTCAAGCCAATGGATTAGCCGCAGCAGTTGATCCACGACTACAA AATTTAGCAGCTAACGGACTAAGTGCCGCTGTACGACAAGGTTTTCCAACTGCTGCCACACTTCCTGCTGGTATTTCAGCTGCGAGTCTTTCATTACAAGCCGCAGTTGCGAATCAAGCAGCCTATGCCAACACAATCCCTGG ACTAGCTCGTGATCCTACAACCGCAGCATTGACTGATCCATACTTGACTCAGAGTATCGGGCCAATGCCTGGATATGGA GCTGCACTGTACCGGAGTTATCAACGCTTTGCTCCCTACTAA
- the LOC121119657 gene encoding uncharacterized protein isoform X2, whose product MPHSGGVPGLHQGGVAGSMGSVTAQMQNGTVYFHHSAAPHTHMVQTGMTTPYSAYTTPNANEVHAPPPLKVPADVKMIETGPPQPRNNGASVTNNNGSLPNVNNNGVVNNPPNNPLVSNPPNGTGGGPLLPPSNSNILPVIANNAVPNNNSNNSNNNAVGVVQSNSNITQQQSHQALNGGISSLTQQQSSDSNTSVVSTCGNVGGEIVVNGSSNTQQLSSSSPSVVQSTDTTINTSSSSVSVTSKDNNNLSNTPKRLHVSNIPFRFRDPDLRNMFGKFGVILDVEIIFNERGSKGFGFVTFANCSDADRAREQLHASVVEGRKIEVNNATARVQTKKPAPGAPSIPNAASLRGVVIQRGRRAGYPLAAALSVSQRSAAAAAALANAVAASNSSQTRNVAPGGSNHGSLLVTSASSPSSNAAAVVAAAAAAARNSVVGSSAASHTVNSILTPIAAALHGLPGVYSYDPFMANPLAQVQANGLAAAVDPRLQNLAANGLSAAVRQGFPTAATLPAGISAASLSLQAAVANQAAYANTIPGLARDPTTAALTDPYLTQSIGPMPGYGAALYRSYQRFAPY is encoded by the exons cATATGGTTCAAACGGGAATGACGACTCCGTACTCAGCGTACACCACACCTAACGCGAATGAGGTCCACGCCCCTCCTCCACTAAAGGTACCAGCTGACGTCAAAATGATCGAAACGGGTCCTCCACAACCTCGAAACAACGGTGCTTCTGTGACTAACAATAACGGAAGCCTTCCGAATGTCAACAATAACGGAGTAGTCAACAATCCTCCCAACAACCCTCTTGTCTCTAATCCACCCAACGGGACTGGAGGAGGGCCTCTTCTGCCGCCTTCCAATAGCAATATTCTCCCCGTCATAGCCAATAACGCAGTACCcaacaataattctaataacAGCAACAACAATGCCGTTGGGGTTGTTCAAAGTAATAGTAACATTACTCAACAACAGAGTCACCAAGCTCTCAACGGAGGAATCTCATCCTTAACGCAGCAGCAGAGCAGTGATTCCAATACGTCGGTGGTCTCAACT TGTGGTAATGTTGGTGGTGAAATAGTCGTCAATGGATCATCAAACACGCAACAGCTATCCTCTTCCTCGCCTTCGGTCGTACAATCAACGGATACAACGATAAATACGTCATCATCCTCCGTCTCCGTTACCTCAAAAGACAACAACAATCTCTCAAATACTCCTAAGCGCTTACACGTCTCCAATATTCCTTTCAGATTTAGGGATCCGGATCTTAGAAATATGTTTGGT AAATTTGGTGTCATTCTGGatgtagaaattattttcaatgaacGAGGATCAAAG GGATTTGGTTTTGTCACATTTGCCAATTGCTCCGATGCAGATCGTGCACGGGAGCAGCTTCATGCTAGTGTAGTAGAAGGACGTAAAATTGAG gtaaataACGCAACTGCAAGAGTTCAAACGAAGAAACCAGCTCCTGGAGCTCCATCAATACCTAACG CTGCATCCTTGCGTGGAGTAGTTATACAACGAGGCCGTAGGGCTGGTTATCCACTAGCAGCGGCATTGAGTGTTTCTCAACGAAGTGCTGCTGCTGCAGCGGCTCTTGCTAATGCTGTGGCTGCTTCAAATTCCTCGCAGACTCGGAATGTAGCCCCTGGTGGAAGTAATCACGGATCTCTCCTCGTTACTTCTGCCAGCTCTCCATCATCAAATGCCGCAGCAGTTGTTGCAGCTGCCGCTGCCGCTGCTCGCAACAGCGTGGTTGGTAGCTCAGCCGCCTCTCATACTGTCAACAGCATTTTAACACCAATAGCTGCTGCCCTGCATGGGTTACC TGGTGTTTACTCCTATGATCCATTTATGGCTAATCCTTTAGCACAGGTTCAAGCCAATGGATTAGCCGCAGCAGTTGATCCACGACTACAA AATTTAGCAGCTAACGGACTAAGTGCCGCTGTACGACAAGGTTTTCCAACTGCTGCCACACTTCCTGCTGGTATTTCAGCTGCGAGTCTTTCATTACAAGCCGCAGTTGCGAATCAAGCAGCCTATGCCAACACAATCCCTGG ACTAGCTCGTGATCCTACAACCGCAGCATTGACTGATCCATACTTGACTCAGAGTATCGGGCCAATGCCTGGATATGGA GCTGCACTGTACCGGAGTTATCAACGCTTTGCTCCCTACTAA
- the LOC121119657 gene encoding uncharacterized protein isoform X3 — MHMVQTGMTTPYSAYTTPNANEVHAPPPLKVPADVKMIETGPPQPRNNGASVTNNNGSLPNVNNNGVVNNPPNNPLVSNPPNGTGGGPLLPPSNSNILPVIANNAVPNNNSNNSNNNAVGVVQSNSNITQQQSHQALNGGISSLTQQQSSDSNTSVVSTCGNVGGEIVVNGSSNTQQLSSSSPSVVQSTDTTINTSSSSVSVTSKDNNNLSNTPKRLHVSNIPFRFRDPDLRNMFGKFGVILDVEIIFNERGSKGFGFVTFANCSDADRAREQLHASVVEGRKIEVNNATARVQTKKPAPGAPSIPNAASLRGVVIQRGRRAGYPLAAALSVSQRSAAAAAALANAVAASNSSQTRNVAPGGSNHGSLLVTSASSPSSNAAAVVAAAAAAARNSVVGSSAASHTVNSILTPIAAALHGLPGVYSYDPFMANPLAQVQANGLAAAVDPRLQNLAANGLSAAVRQGFPTAATLPAGISAASLSLQAAVANQAAYANTIPGLARDPTTAALTDPYLTQSIGPMPGYGAALYRSYQRFAPY, encoded by the exons cATATGGTTCAAACGGGAATGACGACTCCGTACTCAGCGTACACCACACCTAACGCGAATGAGGTCCACGCCCCTCCTCCACTAAAGGTACCAGCTGACGTCAAAATGATCGAAACGGGTCCTCCACAACCTCGAAACAACGGTGCTTCTGTGACTAACAATAACGGAAGCCTTCCGAATGTCAACAATAACGGAGTAGTCAACAATCCTCCCAACAACCCTCTTGTCTCTAATCCACCCAACGGGACTGGAGGAGGGCCTCTTCTGCCGCCTTCCAATAGCAATATTCTCCCCGTCATAGCCAATAACGCAGTACCcaacaataattctaataacAGCAACAACAATGCCGTTGGGGTTGTTCAAAGTAATAGTAACATTACTCAACAACAGAGTCACCAAGCTCTCAACGGAGGAATCTCATCCTTAACGCAGCAGCAGAGCAGTGATTCCAATACGTCGGTGGTCTCAACT TGTGGTAATGTTGGTGGTGAAATAGTCGTCAATGGATCATCAAACACGCAACAGCTATCCTCTTCCTCGCCTTCGGTCGTACAATCAACGGATACAACGATAAATACGTCATCATCCTCCGTCTCCGTTACCTCAAAAGACAACAACAATCTCTCAAATACTCCTAAGCGCTTACACGTCTCCAATATTCCTTTCAGATTTAGGGATCCGGATCTTAGAAATATGTTTGGT AAATTTGGTGTCATTCTGGatgtagaaattattttcaatgaacGAGGATCAAAG GGATTTGGTTTTGTCACATTTGCCAATTGCTCCGATGCAGATCGTGCACGGGAGCAGCTTCATGCTAGTGTAGTAGAAGGACGTAAAATTGAG gtaaataACGCAACTGCAAGAGTTCAAACGAAGAAACCAGCTCCTGGAGCTCCATCAATACCTAACG CTGCATCCTTGCGTGGAGTAGTTATACAACGAGGCCGTAGGGCTGGTTATCCACTAGCAGCGGCATTGAGTGTTTCTCAACGAAGTGCTGCTGCTGCAGCGGCTCTTGCTAATGCTGTGGCTGCTTCAAATTCCTCGCAGACTCGGAATGTAGCCCCTGGTGGAAGTAATCACGGATCTCTCCTCGTTACTTCTGCCAGCTCTCCATCATCAAATGCCGCAGCAGTTGTTGCAGCTGCCGCTGCCGCTGCTCGCAACAGCGTGGTTGGTAGCTCAGCCGCCTCTCATACTGTCAACAGCATTTTAACACCAATAGCTGCTGCCCTGCATGGGTTACC TGGTGTTTACTCCTATGATCCATTTATGGCTAATCCTTTAGCACAGGTTCAAGCCAATGGATTAGCCGCAGCAGTTGATCCACGACTACAA AATTTAGCAGCTAACGGACTAAGTGCCGCTGTACGACAAGGTTTTCCAACTGCTGCCACACTTCCTGCTGGTATTTCAGCTGCGAGTCTTTCATTACAAGCCGCAGTTGCGAATCAAGCAGCCTATGCCAACACAATCCCTGG ACTAGCTCGTGATCCTACAACCGCAGCATTGACTGATCCATACTTGACTCAGAGTATCGGGCCAATGCCTGGATATGGA GCTGCACTGTACCGGAGTTATCAACGCTTTGCTCCCTACTAA
- the LOC121119657 gene encoding uncharacterized protein isoform X4 encodes MVQTGMTTPYSAYTTPNANEVHAPPPLKVPADVKMIETGPPQPRNNGASVTNNNGSLPNVNNNGVVNNPPNNPLVSNPPNGTGGGPLLPPSNSNILPVIANNAVPNNNSNNSNNNAVGVVQSNSNITQQQSHQALNGGISSLTQQQSSDSNTSVVSTCGNVGGEIVVNGSSNTQQLSSSSPSVVQSTDTTINTSSSSVSVTSKDNNNLSNTPKRLHVSNIPFRFRDPDLRNMFGKFGVILDVEIIFNERGSKGFGFVTFANCSDADRAREQLHASVVEGRKIEVNNATARVQTKKPAPGAPSIPNAASLRGVVIQRGRRAGYPLAAALSVSQRSAAAAAALANAVAASNSSQTRNVAPGGSNHGSLLVTSASSPSSNAAAVVAAAAAAARNSVVGSSAASHTVNSILTPIAAALHGLPGVYSYDPFMANPLAQVQANGLAAAVDPRLQNLAANGLSAAVRQGFPTAATLPAGISAASLSLQAAVANQAAYANTIPGLARDPTTAALTDPYLTQSIGPMPGYGAALYRSYQRFAPY; translated from the exons ATGGTTCAAACGGGAATGACGACTCCGTACTCAGCGTACACCACACCTAACGCGAATGAGGTCCACGCCCCTCCTCCACTAAAGGTACCAGCTGACGTCAAAATGATCGAAACGGGTCCTCCACAACCTCGAAACAACGGTGCTTCTGTGACTAACAATAACGGAAGCCTTCCGAATGTCAACAATAACGGAGTAGTCAACAATCCTCCCAACAACCCTCTTGTCTCTAATCCACCCAACGGGACTGGAGGAGGGCCTCTTCTGCCGCCTTCCAATAGCAATATTCTCCCCGTCATAGCCAATAACGCAGTACCcaacaataattctaataacAGCAACAACAATGCCGTTGGGGTTGTTCAAAGTAATAGTAACATTACTCAACAACAGAGTCACCAAGCTCTCAACGGAGGAATCTCATCCTTAACGCAGCAGCAGAGCAGTGATTCCAATACGTCGGTGGTCTCAACT TGTGGTAATGTTGGTGGTGAAATAGTCGTCAATGGATCATCAAACACGCAACAGCTATCCTCTTCCTCGCCTTCGGTCGTACAATCAACGGATACAACGATAAATACGTCATCATCCTCCGTCTCCGTTACCTCAAAAGACAACAACAATCTCTCAAATACTCCTAAGCGCTTACACGTCTCCAATATTCCTTTCAGATTTAGGGATCCGGATCTTAGAAATATGTTTGGT AAATTTGGTGTCATTCTGGatgtagaaattattttcaatgaacGAGGATCAAAG GGATTTGGTTTTGTCACATTTGCCAATTGCTCCGATGCAGATCGTGCACGGGAGCAGCTTCATGCTAGTGTAGTAGAAGGACGTAAAATTGAG gtaaataACGCAACTGCAAGAGTTCAAACGAAGAAACCAGCTCCTGGAGCTCCATCAATACCTAACG CTGCATCCTTGCGTGGAGTAGTTATACAACGAGGCCGTAGGGCTGGTTATCCACTAGCAGCGGCATTGAGTGTTTCTCAACGAAGTGCTGCTGCTGCAGCGGCTCTTGCTAATGCTGTGGCTGCTTCAAATTCCTCGCAGACTCGGAATGTAGCCCCTGGTGGAAGTAATCACGGATCTCTCCTCGTTACTTCTGCCAGCTCTCCATCATCAAATGCCGCAGCAGTTGTTGCAGCTGCCGCTGCCGCTGCTCGCAACAGCGTGGTTGGTAGCTCAGCCGCCTCTCATACTGTCAACAGCATTTTAACACCAATAGCTGCTGCCCTGCATGGGTTACC TGGTGTTTACTCCTATGATCCATTTATGGCTAATCCTTTAGCACAGGTTCAAGCCAATGGATTAGCCGCAGCAGTTGATCCACGACTACAA AATTTAGCAGCTAACGGACTAAGTGCCGCTGTACGACAAGGTTTTCCAACTGCTGCCACACTTCCTGCTGGTATTTCAGCTGCGAGTCTTTCATTACAAGCCGCAGTTGCGAATCAAGCAGCCTATGCCAACACAATCCCTGG ACTAGCTCGTGATCCTACAACCGCAGCATTGACTGATCCATACTTGACTCAGAGTATCGGGCCAATGCCTGGATATGGA GCTGCACTGTACCGGAGTTATCAACGCTTTGCTCCCTACTAA
- the LOC121119657 gene encoding uncharacterized protein isoform X8: MVQTGMTTPYSAYTTPNANEVHAPPPLKVPADVKMIETGPPQPRNNGASVTNNNGSLPNVNNNGVVNNPPNNPLVSNPPNGTGGGPLLPPSNSNILPVIANNAVPNNNSNNSNNNAVGVVQSNSNITQQQSHQALNGGISSLTQQQSSDSNTSVVSTCGNVGGEIVVNGSSNTQQLSSSSPSVVQSTDTTINTSSSSVSVTSKDNNNLSNTPKRLHVSNIPFRFRDPDLRNMFGKFGVILDVEIIFNERGSKGFGFVTFANCSDADRAREQLHASVVEGRKIEVNNATARVQTKKPAPGAPSIPNGIPPIVPTMLCKNEARILDPSVGVYSYDPFMANPLAQVQANGLAAAVDPRLQNLAANGLSAAVRQGFPTAATLPAGISAASLSLQAAVANQAAYANTIPGLARDPTTAALTDPYLTQSIGPMPGYGAALYRSYQRFAPY; this comes from the exons ATGGTTCAAACGGGAATGACGACTCCGTACTCAGCGTACACCACACCTAACGCGAATGAGGTCCACGCCCCTCCTCCACTAAAGGTACCAGCTGACGTCAAAATGATCGAAACGGGTCCTCCACAACCTCGAAACAACGGTGCTTCTGTGACTAACAATAACGGAAGCCTTCCGAATGTCAACAATAACGGAGTAGTCAACAATCCTCCCAACAACCCTCTTGTCTCTAATCCACCCAACGGGACTGGAGGAGGGCCTCTTCTGCCGCCTTCCAATAGCAATATTCTCCCCGTCATAGCCAATAACGCAGTACCcaacaataattctaataacAGCAACAACAATGCCGTTGGGGTTGTTCAAAGTAATAGTAACATTACTCAACAACAGAGTCACCAAGCTCTCAACGGAGGAATCTCATCCTTAACGCAGCAGCAGAGCAGTGATTCCAATACGTCGGTGGTCTCAACT TGTGGTAATGTTGGTGGTGAAATAGTCGTCAATGGATCATCAAACACGCAACAGCTATCCTCTTCCTCGCCTTCGGTCGTACAATCAACGGATACAACGATAAATACGTCATCATCCTCCGTCTCCGTTACCTCAAAAGACAACAACAATCTCTCAAATACTCCTAAGCGCTTACACGTCTCCAATATTCCTTTCAGATTTAGGGATCCGGATCTTAGAAATATGTTTGGT AAATTTGGTGTCATTCTGGatgtagaaattattttcaatgaacGAGGATCAAAG GGATTTGGTTTTGTCACATTTGCCAATTGCTCCGATGCAGATCGTGCACGGGAGCAGCTTCATGCTAGTGTAGTAGAAGGACGTAAAATTGAG gtaaataACGCAACTGCAAGAGTTCAAACGAAGAAACCAGCTCCTGGAGCTCCATCAATACCTAACG GTATTCCACCGATAGTTCCGACCATGTTATGTAAAAACGAGGCCCGAATTTTAGATCCCTCCGT TGGTGTTTACTCCTATGATCCATTTATGGCTAATCCTTTAGCACAGGTTCAAGCCAATGGATTAGCCGCAGCAGTTGATCCACGACTACAA AATTTAGCAGCTAACGGACTAAGTGCCGCTGTACGACAAGGTTTTCCAACTGCTGCCACACTTCCTGCTGGTATTTCAGCTGCGAGTCTTTCATTACAAGCCGCAGTTGCGAATCAAGCAGCCTATGCCAACACAATCCCTGG ACTAGCTCGTGATCCTACAACCGCAGCATTGACTGATCCATACTTGACTCAGAGTATCGGGCCAATGCCTGGATATGGA GCTGCACTGTACCGGAGTTATCAACGCTTTGCTCCCTACTAA